From a single Candidatus Tumulicola sp. genomic region:
- a CDS encoding DUF2905 domain-containing protein codes for MLINFAPQLGRILIVAGLALATIGLLLYFARPLRLGALPGDLTFSGRGWQIAVPLGTSLLLSIVLTIVLNVLLRRR; via the coding sequence GTGTTGATCAATTTTGCGCCGCAGCTTGGACGCATACTGATCGTAGCCGGACTGGCGCTTGCCACTATCGGTCTTCTGCTCTACTTCGCGCGGCCGCTCCGCTTGGGCGCGCTCCCTGGCGATCTTACGTTTTCGGGGCGCGGCTGGCAGATCGCCGTCCCGCTTGGAACTTCGCTGCTGCTCTCCATCGTTTTGACGATAGTGTTGAATGTGCTGTTGAGGCGGCGCTAG
- the pth gene encoding aminoacyl-tRNA hydrolase, translating into MVVGLGNPGRSYVRTRHNVGFRVVELLARRHGPVTWRSKFDARTAQVPALGALLAMPQTYMNDSGDSVAPLASFYKLAPPQLLVVCDDVNLPFRRLRARRSGSEGGHNGLRSIIDALHSDDFPRLRVGVGRPGPAPLIGHVIGPFSADEEAALDEVIGRAADGVEAFLRDGVEAAIALVNAEGGWLVEPE; encoded by the coding sequence CTGGTCGTCGGACTCGGCAATCCGGGGCGTTCGTACGTCCGGACTCGGCACAACGTGGGCTTTCGCGTGGTCGAATTGCTGGCGCGCCGGCACGGCCCGGTCACGTGGCGCTCGAAATTCGATGCGCGCACGGCGCAGGTGCCGGCGCTCGGCGCGCTGCTGGCCATGCCCCAGACCTACATGAACGATTCCGGCGACAGCGTCGCACCGCTCGCTTCCTTCTATAAGCTGGCGCCGCCGCAGCTGCTCGTCGTCTGCGACGACGTGAATCTGCCGTTTCGCAGGCTCCGCGCGCGCCGCAGCGGCAGCGAAGGCGGGCACAACGGGCTGCGCTCCATCATCGACGCGCTGCACTCAGACGATTTCCCTCGTTTGCGCGTCGGCGTCGGACGGCCGGGACCGGCGCCGCTGATCGGCCATGTCATCGGCCCGTTCAGCGCCGATGAGGAAGCCGCGCTCGACGAGGTCATCGGGCGTGCGGCCGATGGCGTCGAAGCGTTCTTGCGCGACGGGGTAGAGGCCGCGATCGCGCTCGTCAACGCGGAGGGCGGCTGGCTCGTCGAACCCGAATGA